A region of Frederiksenia canicola DNA encodes the following proteins:
- the relA gene encoding GTP diphosphokinase, with protein sequence MVAIRHSHLLDPNNFELASWSAGLQMPPITFDQLLVAWRYVQEKLDTEQFHLIWSGVEMVEILHSLSMDDESLVAALLFPLVKNHIIDLADVKEKFGNSIKNLVKGVLEMDNVRQLNASHASDVQIDNIRRMLLAMVDDFRCVVIKLAERIVYLRDVSRSEEDLVLAAKECSHIYAPLANRLGIGQLKWELEDYCFRILRPQDYRQIAKYDLGERRLDREQYIANFVFDLTACLKEQLTEVQVYGRPKHIYSIWKKMQKKHLKFNQLFDVRAVRVIVPTLEDCYTALGIVHTQYRHLPEHFDDYISNPKPNGYQSIHTVVLGEGEKAIEVQIRTQKMHDDAELGVAAHWKYKEGTAAGRSGYEEKITWLRKLLDWQKDIADSGDMVAEMRSQVFDDRVYVFTPKGEVVDLAKGATPLDFAYAIHSEIGHRCIGAKVAGKIVPFTYQLQMGDQVEIITQKNPNPSRDWLNQNQGFINTPKARSKVVAWFKKLDREKNIPLGKEMLEAEMAKFNFTQKQIEEYALPRYNLKQLDDLYAGIGGGDIRLSPLSHYLQTKLIKPTAEQADEAILKQVAHKAQNAPKQKKGFVVVEGVGNLMHHIARCCQPIPGDDIVGYITQGRGISIHRSDCEQLFELQSNSPERVVEAEWGETYATGFSLVIRIIANDRNGLLRDVSGIMANEKVNVLGVSSRTDTKRGIATMDVEIELNNIQLLSKLTARLLQLDDVIEAKRLSN encoded by the coding sequence ATGGTTGCAATTCGTCATTCACACCTGCTTGATCCTAACAATTTTGAGTTGGCAAGTTGGAGTGCGGGTTTGCAAATGCCACCAATTACATTCGATCAACTTCTGGTTGCCTGGCGTTATGTCCAAGAAAAACTTGATACTGAGCAGTTCCACCTGATTTGGTCGGGTGTTGAAATGGTTGAAATTTTGCACAGTTTAAGTATGGATGATGAAAGTCTCGTCGCGGCGCTACTCTTCCCCTTAGTCAAAAATCACATTATCGATCTTGCCGATGTCAAAGAAAAATTCGGCAACTCAATCAAGAACTTAGTCAAAGGCGTATTGGAAATGGACAACGTCCGCCAACTCAACGCCAGCCATGCTTCCGATGTGCAAATCGACAATATTCGCCGAATGCTGCTGGCGATGGTAGACGATTTCCGCTGTGTCGTGATCAAATTGGCGGAGCGAATCGTCTATTTACGAGATGTCAGCCGTAGCGAAGAAGATCTGGTGCTTGCTGCCAAAGAGTGTTCGCACATCTATGCTCCACTTGCAAACCGTTTGGGCATCGGGCAGCTCAAATGGGAGCTGGAAGATTACTGCTTCCGCATTTTACGCCCACAGGATTACCGCCAAATCGCCAAATATGATCTCGGTGAACGCCGTTTAGATCGAGAGCAATATATTGCAAATTTTGTGTTTGATCTGACCGCTTGTTTAAAGGAACAGCTTACCGAAGTGCAGGTTTACGGTCGCCCAAAACATATTTACAGCATTTGGAAAAAGATGCAGAAAAAGCATCTGAAATTCAATCAGTTATTCGATGTACGAGCGGTGCGAGTGATTGTACCTACTTTGGAAGATTGCTATACCGCTCTCGGCATTGTACATACCCAATATCGTCATTTGCCTGAGCATTTTGACGACTACATTTCCAATCCCAAGCCGAATGGCTATCAATCAATCCATACCGTTGTGCTAGGCGAAGGCGAGAAAGCGATCGAAGTGCAAATCCGAACCCAGAAAATGCACGATGATGCCGAACTTGGCGTGGCAGCCCACTGGAAATATAAAGAAGGGACAGCGGCGGGGCGTTCTGGCTACGAAGAAAAAATCACGTGGTTACGTAAGTTGCTTGATTGGCAAAAAGATATTGCTGACTCAGGCGATATGGTGGCGGAAATGCGTTCACAAGTGTTTGACGATCGGGTTTATGTGTTTACACCGAAGGGCGAAGTGGTCGATCTCGCCAAAGGAGCAACCCCGCTGGATTTCGCGTATGCAATCCACAGTGAAATTGGACACCGCTGCATTGGGGCAAAAGTGGCAGGCAAAATTGTGCCATTCACTTATCAACTCCAAATGGGCGATCAGGTGGAAATCATCACCCAGAAGAATCCCAATCCAAGCCGTGATTGGCTGAACCAAAACCAAGGGTTTATCAACACGCCAAAAGCCCGCTCGAAAGTGGTGGCATGGTTCAAAAAGTTAGATCGTGAGAAAAATATCCCACTTGGCAAGGAGATGCTTGAAGCGGAAATGGCGAAATTCAATTTCACCCAAAAACAGATCGAAGAATACGCTCTGCCACGTTACAACTTAAAACAGCTAGATGATCTCTACGCAGGCATTGGCGGCGGCGATATCCGGTTAAGCCCGCTTTCGCACTACTTGCAAACCAAGCTGATCAAGCCGACCGCAGAACAAGCCGATGAAGCGATTTTAAAACAGGTCGCCCACAAAGCCCAAAACGCTCCGAAACAGAAAAAAGGCTTTGTGGTGGTGGAGGGTGTGGGCAACTTAATGCACCACATCGCCCGTTGTTGCCAACCGATCCCTGGAGATGACATTGTGGGTTATATCACCCAAGGGCGAGGGATTTCTATTCACCGATCCGACTGCGAGCAGCTGTTTGAGCTGCAAAGCAACAGTCCAGAACGGGTAGTCGAAGCCGAATGGGGCGAAACCTACGCTACTGGCTTCAGCCTTGTGATTCGAATTATCGCTAACGACCGCAATGGCTTATTGCGTGATGTGAGCGGCATTATGGCAAATGAAAAAGTGAACGTGCTTGGTGTTTCTAGCCGTACCGATACCAAGCGAGGTATCGCAACAATGGATGTAGAAATCGAACTGAATAATATCCAATTACTCAGCAAACTCACTGCTCGCCTTTTGCAGTTAGACGATGTGATTGAAGCGAAGCGGCTGTCGAACTAA
- the hemA gene encoding glutamyl-tRNA reductase, giving the protein MTILALGINHKTASVNLREKVAFVEDKRQQALEQIRAQGLAESVVILSTCNRTELYFHQPDVPPQEDHPDNQAWRAQCTEWFENIHHLEHDELENSLYFKQNMDAARHLMSVACGLDSLILGEPQILGQVKQAYQDSEIFYQAQGETMSTNLSRLFQKTFATAKRVRSETEIGSSAVSVAYAACGLARQIFDNFDKLRFLLVGAGETIELVARYLVQHGAKNMMVANRTHVRAEMMAERVGHPMQILSLSALQLGLNQADVVISSTGSPDLLISKEMVEAAQKERRYAPMLLIDIAVPRDIDEKAGELDSVYSYSVDDLQHIIEQNLAQRQQAAEQAKEIVVEEAKDFFVWLKQQQSSNLIKHYRQNAEAIRLELLEKAMNALQQGQDSEKVLNELSYKLTNQLLHVPTQTLQSLAKDGNVKGLQRFSQALKLEA; this is encoded by the coding sequence ATGACAATTTTAGCATTAGGCATCAATCATAAAACGGCATCGGTGAATTTGCGAGAAAAAGTGGCATTTGTGGAAGACAAACGCCAACAGGCTCTTGAACAAATTCGCGCGCAAGGACTTGCCGAAAGTGTCGTCATTCTTTCTACCTGTAACCGCACCGAACTCTATTTTCACCAGCCCGATGTCCCACCGCAAGAAGATCACCCCGATAACCAAGCGTGGCGGGCACAATGTACCGAGTGGTTTGAAAACATTCATCATCTCGAACACGATGAACTCGAAAACAGTCTCTATTTCAAACAGAATATGGACGCTGCTCGTCATTTGATGAGTGTGGCGTGCGGGTTAGATTCATTGATTTTGGGTGAGCCACAAATTTTGGGGCAAGTAAAACAAGCCTATCAAGACAGCGAAATTTTCTACCAAGCCCAAGGCGAGACAATGTCCACTAACCTTTCTCGTCTCTTCCAAAAAACCTTTGCCACGGCGAAACGGGTGCGTTCTGAAACAGAAATCGGCAGCTCGGCCGTGTCGGTCGCCTATGCCGCTTGTGGCTTAGCTCGCCAAATTTTCGATAATTTTGACAAACTACGTTTTCTGTTGGTCGGGGCGGGCGAAACCATTGAACTGGTCGCTCGTTATTTGGTACAGCACGGGGCGAAGAACATGATGGTCGCCAACCGTACTCACGTGCGTGCAGAAATGATGGCAGAGCGAGTCGGGCATCCGATGCAAATTTTATCCTTAAGTGCATTGCAGCTCGGTCTAAACCAAGCTGATGTCGTGATTAGTTCAACGGGTAGCCCTGACCTATTGATTAGCAAAGAGATGGTCGAAGCTGCCCAAAAGGAACGCCGCTATGCTCCGATGTTACTGATTGATATTGCCGTACCACGTGATATTGATGAAAAGGCAGGTGAGTTAGATAGTGTCTATTCATATAGCGTGGATGATTTACAACATATTATCGAGCAAAATCTTGCTCAGCGTCAGCAAGCGGCCGAACAAGCGAAAGAGATTGTTGTTGAAGAGGCGAAAGATTTCTTTGTATGGCTGAAGCAGCAACAGTCGAGTAATTTGATTAAGCACTATCGCCAAAATGCGGAAGCCATTCGTTTAGAACTGCTTGAAAAAGCGATGAACGCTTTGCAACAAGGGCAAGATAGTGAGAAAGTGCTGAATGAATTAAGTTATAAACTCACTAACCAACTGCTCCATGTTCCAACTCAAACACTACAGTCATTAGCTAAAGACGGAAATGTGAAAGGCTTACAACGTTTTTCACAGGCATTAAAGTTAGAAGCGTGA
- a CDS encoding ABC transporter ATP-binding protein, whose protein sequence is MKLLDVKNLDVFLKTDEQIVHAVRDVSFSIEKGQTLAIVGESGSGKSVTSMAIMQLLPNNITSYGKNSSIVFEEKEILSLNEAQLRELRGDRVAMIFQEPMTSLNPFMPIGEQVAEAVSTHNPQISQAELDKLTLEMLQKVKIPDAEKKLKCYPHEFSGGQLQRIMIAMAIINKPDLLIADEPTTALDVTTQAEILDLMHELQEDMGMAIILISHDLRLVHKYSDYVCVMQYGEIIERGETEQVFTKPQHPYTIELLTPIPDNLKNPPADDAANIITADNISVDYVLKRSLFGKPKKVFNAVKDISLHLKVGETLGIVGESGSGKSTLGRAIMQILEYRGKLQFNGQSFDTLSKAELKALKKDMQMVFQDPFNSLSPRLTVGEIIGEGLSVHYPNMSKEERRQKVMKMLEEVNLSPSMINRYPHEFSGGQRQRIAIARAIILEPKFVMLDEPTSALDRSTQITVIELLTNLQKKYGLSYIFISHDLAVVRALSDRVMVMSKGDVVESGDVNQIFENPQDPYTKRLIEASNL, encoded by the coding sequence ATGAAATTATTAGATGTAAAAAATTTAGATGTTTTTCTCAAAACTGACGAACAAATTGTTCATGCAGTGCGTGATGTCTCTTTCAGTATTGAAAAAGGGCAAACATTAGCGATTGTGGGTGAATCAGGCTCAGGAAAATCGGTCACTTCAATGGCGATTATGCAGTTGTTACCAAACAATATCACGAGCTACGGCAAAAACTCGTCTATCGTCTTTGAAGAAAAAGAGATTTTGTCACTAAATGAAGCACAGTTGCGTGAGCTGCGTGGCGATCGTGTGGCGATGATCTTCCAAGAGCCAATGACCTCGCTCAACCCGTTTATGCCTATCGGAGAGCAAGTGGCGGAAGCGGTTAGCACCCACAATCCGCAAATCAGCCAAGCCGAATTAGATAAACTGACCCTTGAAATGCTGCAAAAAGTAAAAATTCCTGATGCAGAGAAAAAACTCAAATGCTACCCTCACGAGTTTTCCGGCGGTCAGTTACAACGGATTATGATCGCAATGGCGATCATCAATAAACCTGATTTATTGATTGCCGATGAGCCAACCACCGCCCTTGACGTAACAACTCAGGCGGAAATTTTGGATTTAATGCACGAATTGCAAGAAGATATGGGAATGGCGATTATCCTGATTTCTCACGACTTACGTTTAGTGCATAAATACAGCGATTATGTCTGTGTCATGCAATATGGTGAAATCATCGAGCGAGGCGAAACCGAACAGGTCTTTACCAAACCGCAACATCCATACACCATTGAATTGCTTACCCCAATTCCAGATAATCTCAAAAATCCGCCAGCAGATGATGCAGCAAATATCATTACTGCTGATAACATCAGCGTAGACTATGTACTAAAACGCAGCTTATTCGGCAAACCTAAAAAAGTGTTCAATGCGGTAAAAGATATTTCCTTGCATTTAAAAGTAGGCGAAACTCTCGGTATCGTAGGTGAATCAGGTTCTGGCAAATCAACCCTTGGCCGTGCGATTATGCAAATTTTGGAATACCGTGGCAAATTGCAATTCAATGGACAATCTTTCGACACACTCAGCAAAGCAGAGTTGAAAGCGTTGAAAAAAGATATGCAAATGGTATTCCAAGACCCATTCAATTCACTTTCGCCACGTTTAACCGTCGGTGAAATTATCGGCGAAGGGCTCTCGGTGCATTATCCGAATATGAGCAAAGAAGAACGCCGTCAAAAAGTGATGAAAATGTTGGAGGAAGTGAATTTATCTCCATCTATGATCAACCGCTACCCGCACGAATTCTCTGGTGGACAACGCCAACGGATTGCGATTGCTCGTGCGATCATTTTAGAGCCGAAATTTGTCATGCTCGACGAGCCAACTTCTGCCCTTGACCGCTCAACCCAAATCACTGTGATTGAGCTATTAACCAACTTACAGAAGAAATATGGTTTGAGCTATATCTTCATCAGCCACGACTTGGCCGTTGTGCGGGCATTAAGTGATCGTGTCATGGTAATGAGCAAAGGCGATGTGGTAGAAAGCGGTGATGTAAATCAGATCTTCGAAAATCCGCAAGATCCATATACCAAACGCTTGATCGAAGCCTCCAATCTCTAA
- the oppC gene encoding oligopeptide ABC transporter permease OppC — protein MLVNSKKSQEAAENFVAQATEAAVEGRSLWQDARRRFFRNKAAVASLIILFCVVLFITFAPMLMPFTYEDTDWNMMSMAPDAESMHYFGTDASGRDLLVRIAIGGRISLMVGIAGALIAVVIGTIYGAISGYLGGKVDMVMMRLIEILGSFPFMFFVILLVTFFGQNIFLIFVAIGMIAWLGLARIVRGQTLSLKNKEFVEAAIVSGVPRRQIIWKHIVPNVLGIVVVYASLEVPALILFESFLSFLGLGTQEPMSSWGALLSDGAAQMETSPWLLAFPAFFLCLTLFCFNFIGDGLRDALDPKDK, from the coding sequence ATGTTAGTTAATAGTAAAAAATCTCAAGAAGCGGCAGAAAATTTTGTCGCTCAAGCAACGGAAGCAGCCGTTGAAGGTCGTAGTCTCTGGCAAGATGCTCGTCGTCGTTTCTTCCGTAACAAAGCGGCGGTTGCCAGTTTAATCATTTTATTCTGCGTAGTGTTATTTATCACCTTCGCCCCTATGTTAATGCCATTTACCTATGAAGATACCGATTGGAATATGATGAGTATGGCACCTGATGCTGAATCAATGCACTATTTCGGTACTGACGCATCTGGACGTGACTTATTGGTACGTATTGCAATCGGTGGACGAATTTCATTAATGGTAGGGATCGCAGGGGCATTAATTGCTGTGGTGATCGGCACAATCTACGGTGCAATTTCTGGCTACTTAGGTGGCAAAGTGGATATGGTTATGATGCGTTTAATCGAAATTCTCGGTTCATTCCCATTTATGTTCTTCGTGATTTTGCTCGTAACCTTCTTCGGACAAAACATTTTCTTGATTTTCGTCGCAATCGGGATGATTGCGTGGCTGGGGTTAGCTCGTATCGTGCGAGGTCAAACCTTGAGTTTAAAAAACAAAGAGTTTGTGGAAGCCGCAATCGTGAGCGGTGTACCACGTCGCCAAATCATTTGGAAACATATCGTACCAAACGTATTAGGTATTGTAGTGGTTTACGCTTCTTTGGAAGTGCCTGCTTTGATTTTGTTTGAATCTTTCTTGAGTTTCTTAGGTTTAGGGACACAGGAACCAATGAGTAGTTGGGGAGCATTGTTAAGTGACGGCGCAGCACAAATGGAAACATCCCCTTGGTTGCTTGCATTCCCAGCATTTTTCCTGTGTTTAACCCTGTTCTGTTTTAACTTTATCGGTGATGGCTTACGTGACGCTCTCGATCCAAAAGATAAATAG
- the oppB gene encoding oligopeptide ABC transporter permease OppB codes for MLKFIVKRIMEAIPTLFILITFSFFLMRLAPGSPFTSERAYPPEVMANIEAKYHLNEPLYKQYFIYLKNLSQGDFGPSFKYKDQTVNDLIASAFPVSFKLGIVAFLFAVTIGICAGTFAALKQNSRWDYIVMSFAMTGVIMPSFVFAPLLVLFFAIYLKWLPAGGWNGGQIYYMVLPVLSLTIGYVAGISRITRGSMIEVLHSNFIRTAKAKGLPMRKIIFKHALRPALLPVITYLGPAFVGIITGSMVIESVFGLPGIGQLFVNGALNRDYSLVLSLTILVGSLTIFFNAVVDILYAVIDPKIRYS; via the coding sequence ATGTTGAAATTTATTGTAAAAAGAATAATGGAAGCGATTCCAACGTTGTTTATTCTAATTACCTTTTCTTTCTTTTTAATGCGGCTTGCCCCAGGTAGCCCATTTACCTCGGAACGTGCGTATCCGCCAGAAGTAATGGCGAACATTGAAGCGAAATATCACTTAAATGAACCGCTTTATAAGCAGTATTTCATCTATTTGAAAAATCTTTCACAAGGCGATTTTGGTCCATCTTTCAAATATAAAGACCAAACCGTAAACGACTTAATTGCTTCAGCGTTTCCCGTTTCATTCAAACTTGGGATTGTGGCATTTCTATTTGCTGTGACAATTGGTATTTGTGCGGGGACTTTTGCTGCCTTGAAACAAAATAGTAGGTGGGACTATATCGTGATGTCATTCGCGATGACAGGCGTCATTATGCCAAGTTTCGTTTTCGCCCCACTTCTCGTACTTTTCTTTGCGATCTATCTCAAATGGTTGCCAGCAGGTGGCTGGAACGGTGGTCAGATCTATTATATGGTGTTGCCTGTGCTTTCATTGACAATCGGTTATGTGGCAGGGATTTCACGTATCACTCGTGGTTCAATGATCGAAGTGTTACATTCTAACTTTATTCGTACGGCCAAAGCTAAAGGCTTACCAATGCGTAAAATTATTTTCAAACATGCTCTACGCCCAGCATTGTTGCCTGTGATTACCTATTTAGGTCCTGCATTTGTGGGAATTATCACGGGCTCAATGGTTATCGAAAGCGTATTTGGCTTACCAGGTATCGGTCAGCTTTTCGTGAATGGTGCGTTAAACCGTGACTATTCCTTAGTGTTAAGCTTAACCATTCTCGTGGGTTCATTAACAATCTTCTTCAATGCGGTAGTCGATATTCTCTATGCCGTAATCGATCCGAAGATTCGTTATTCATAA
- a CDS encoding ABC transporter substrate-binding protein, with translation MQTTFTRSLLASAIAFGLSVSAFAAKVPEGTKLADKQEIIINNGAEPQSFDPHKTEGVPESQISYQLLEGLASKDSDGNVIPAVAMSWENTPDYKTWTFKLRPEAKWSNGELVTAHDFVYAWQRLADPATAAPYSSYLNYMQIENAQDIIEGKKKPSELGVKAVDDHTFVVTLSSPVPYLVGMTTHQSVLPVPKSVVEKLGDAWVKKENFVGNGAYKITNHVINEKIEFERSATYWNDKETVINKATFLAIPLATTDVQRYRAGEIDVTNYGLPTELFPKLKAEIPNELFVVRTLSTYFYEFNNKKAPFDNINVRKALNLALDRNVITDKVLAQGQTPTYVFTPTYVSEGADIKQPAYSTQSMAERNAEAIKLLEEAGFSKANPLKFTVLYNTNENHKKIAIAVASLWKQNTKGLVDVKLENQEWKTFLDTRRQGKSDVARAGWAADYDHTTTFLNYFLSNSSNNTSFYQSKEYDDALAESYKATDATGRMAAYAKAEEVLAKDYPIVPIYNYVNTRLVKPYVKGYEGKDSQDHIYLRNLYLIKQ, from the coding sequence ATGCAAACCACATTCACTCGTTCCCTATTGGCATCTGCCATTGCATTTGGCTTATCTGTTTCTGCATTTGCAGCAAAAGTGCCCGAAGGTACAAAACTTGCGGATAAACAAGAAATCATCATCAATAACGGTGCGGAGCCACAAAGTTTTGACCCACACAAAACAGAAGGTGTACCAGAGTCTCAAATCTCTTACCAATTATTAGAAGGTTTAGCATCTAAAGATTCTGACGGCAATGTAATCCCAGCTGTTGCAATGTCTTGGGAAAACACTCCTGATTACAAAACTTGGACATTCAAACTTCGCCCAGAAGCGAAATGGTCAAACGGTGAACTTGTAACTGCACATGATTTTGTATATGCGTGGCAACGTTTAGCTGATCCTGCAACGGCGGCGCCTTATTCAAGCTACTTGAACTATATGCAAATCGAAAATGCACAAGACATTATCGAAGGCAAGAAAAAACCATCAGAACTAGGTGTAAAGGCCGTTGATGATCACACTTTCGTAGTTACCTTAAGCAGCCCTGTTCCATATTTAGTAGGTATGACAACTCACCAATCTGTTTTACCTGTGCCAAAATCTGTAGTTGAAAAACTAGGCGATGCGTGGGTAAAAAAAGAGAATTTCGTGGGTAATGGTGCATATAAAATAACCAATCACGTTATCAATGAAAAAATTGAATTTGAGCGTAGCGCTACTTATTGGAACGATAAAGAAACTGTTATCAATAAAGCAACATTCTTAGCAATTCCACTTGCGACAACAGATGTTCAACGCTACCGTGCAGGAGAAATCGATGTTACTAACTACGGCTTGCCAACAGAGCTATTCCCTAAATTAAAAGCGGAAATTCCAAATGAGTTATTTGTAGTAAGAACACTTTCGACCTATTTCTACGAATTCAACAATAAAAAGGCTCCGTTTGATAACATAAACGTGCGTAAAGCGTTAAACTTAGCGTTAGATCGTAATGTCATTACCGATAAAGTATTAGCTCAAGGTCAAACTCCAACTTATGTGTTTACCCCAACTTATGTTAGTGAAGGTGCTGATATCAAACAACCAGCCTACTCTACTCAGTCCATGGCAGAGCGTAATGCAGAAGCAATCAAGTTGCTAGAAGAAGCTGGCTTTAGCAAAGCGAATCCATTGAAATTCACTGTGCTTTACAACACTAATGAAAACCATAAGAAAATTGCTATTGCTGTAGCATCTTTATGGAAACAAAATACCAAAGGTTTAGTGGACGTGAAACTTGAAAACCAAGAGTGGAAAACATTCTTAGACACTCGCCGTCAAGGTAAATCTGACGTGGCACGAGCAGGTTGGGCAGCAGACTACGATCATACTACCACATTCTTAAACTACTTCTTATCTAATTCATCGAATAATACCTCTTTCTACCAAAGCAAAGAGTACGATGATGCACTTGCTGAGTCTTACAAAGCAACGGATGCGACAGGCCGTATGGCAGCTTACGCGAAAGCAGAAGAAGTGTTAGCAAAAGACTACCCTATCGTACCAATTTATAACTACGTAAATACCCGTTTAGTAAAACCTTACGTAAAAGGCTACGAAGGTAAAGATTCACAAGATCACATTTACTTAAGAAATCTGTATTTAATTAAACAATAA
- the ruvB gene encoding Holliday junction branch migration DNA helicase RuvB, with product MIEADRIISATPKRDEEAIDRAIRPKMLADYVGQPSVCEQMEIFIKAAKLRNDALDHLLIFGPPGLGKTTLANIVANEMGVNIRTTSGPVLEKAGDLAAMLTNLEPYDVLFIDEIHRLSPAIEEVLYPAMEDYQLDIMIGEGPAARSIKLDLPPFTLVGATTRAGSLTSPLRDRFGIVQRLEFYSVEDLTSIVKRSADCLNLNLSADGAYEIARRSRGTPRIANRLLRRVRDFADVRNDGVISSEIAKQALTMLDVDPEGFDFMDRKLLWAVIERFDGGPVGLDNLAAAIGEERDTIEDVLEPYLIQQGFLQRTPRGRIATSRTYAHFGLSKIEI from the coding sequence ATGATAGAAGCCGATAGAATTATTAGTGCCACACCAAAGCGTGATGAAGAAGCGATCGACCGAGCGATTCGCCCCAAAATGTTAGCGGATTATGTTGGGCAGCCGTCTGTCTGTGAGCAGATGGAAATTTTCATCAAAGCCGCCAAACTGCGTAACGATGCCTTAGATCACCTGTTAATTTTCGGCCCACCTGGCTTGGGTAAAACCACCCTTGCCAACATCGTGGCGAACGAAATGGGCGTAAACATTCGAACTACATCTGGCCCTGTACTTGAAAAAGCGGGGGATTTGGCGGCAATGCTCACTAATTTAGAGCCTTACGATGTACTTTTTATTGATGAAATCCACCGTTTGTCACCTGCAATTGAAGAAGTGCTCTATCCAGCGATGGAAGATTATCAACTGGATATTATGATCGGCGAAGGCCCTGCCGCACGCTCAATCAAACTTGATTTGCCACCGTTTACCTTGGTAGGGGCAACTACTCGTGCAGGCTCACTAACCTCGCCATTGCGGGACCGTTTTGGCATTGTGCAACGCTTGGAATTCTATTCGGTGGAAGATTTAACTTCGATCGTTAAACGCAGTGCCGATTGTTTGAATTTGAACTTATCAGCGGACGGTGCTTATGAAATTGCTCGTCGTTCTCGTGGTACGCCACGAATTGCGAACCGCTTGCTGCGTCGTGTGCGGGATTTTGCCGATGTGCGTAACGATGGTGTGATTTCTTCCGAGATCGCCAAACAAGCTCTCACAATGCTAGATGTGGATCCTGAAGGCTTTGATTTTATGGATAGAAAGCTGCTGTGGGCGGTAATCGAACGCTTTGATGGTGGGCCTGTGGGCCTAGATAATTTAGCTGCGGCTATCGGCGAAGAGCGGGATACGATTGAAGACGTTCTCGAACCTTACTTAATTCAGCAAGGTTTTTTACAACGCACCCCCCGTGGGCGAATTGCGACCTCTCGTACCTACGCCCATTTTGGCTTGAGCAAAATAGAAATTTAA
- the ruvA gene encoding Holliday junction branch migration protein RuvA — MIGRLHGIILEKSPPEMVLDVQGVGYELLLPMTSFYNLPAVNEPTTIFTHLVVREDAHLLFGFAQKQDRTLFRELIKTNGVGPKLALAILSAMSVSQFATAVEQEELARLTKIPGIGRKTAERLLVELKGKFKGIAQSDFFVEHPSHHIVASDRSDPADEARDALIALGYKPADAEKMIKKVNKTDATSEQLIREALKNSL; from the coding sequence ATGATCGGACGACTTCACGGCATTATTCTTGAAAAATCGCCACCAGAAATGGTGCTTGATGTACAAGGCGTTGGCTATGAGCTGCTGCTGCCAATGACCAGTTTTTACAACCTTCCCGCAGTCAATGAACCAACAACAATTTTCACGCATTTAGTGGTGCGTGAAGATGCTCATTTGCTGTTCGGCTTTGCTCAAAAGCAAGATCGCACGTTGTTTCGTGAATTGATCAAAACCAATGGTGTCGGTCCGAAATTAGCATTAGCGATTTTGTCTGCAATGTCTGTTTCACAATTTGCGACCGCTGTTGAACAGGAAGAATTAGCGAGATTGACTAAAATTCCAGGTATTGGGCGTAAAACAGCGGAACGTTTATTAGTCGAACTCAAGGGTAAATTCAAAGGTATCGCACAAAGCGATTTCTTTGTCGAACACCCCTCACATCATATTGTGGCAAGCGACCGCTCTGATCCTGCTGACGAAGCCCGTGATGCATTGATTGCTTTAGGCTATAAGCCTGCGGATGCAGAAAAAATGATTAAGAAAGTCAATAAAACCGATGCGACCAGCGAACAGCTTATTCGCGAAGCGTTGAAAAATTCGTTGTAA